Proteins from one Emys orbicularis isolate rEmyOrb1 chromosome 2, rEmyOrb1.hap1, whole genome shotgun sequence genomic window:
- the HNRNPA2B1 gene encoding heterogeneous nuclear ribonucleoproteins A2/B1, whose translation MEGSKRAGSLSGPAKRRDQAGEAQMREKEQFRKLFIGGLSFETTEESLRNYYEQWGKLTDCVVMRDPASKRSRGFGFVTFSSMAEVDAAMAARPHSIDGRVVEPKRAVAREESGKPGAHVTVKKLFVGGIKEDTEEHHLRDYFEEYGKIDTIEIITDRQSGKKRGFGFVTFDDHDPVDKIVLQKYHTINGHNAEVRKALSRQEMQEVQSSRSGRGGNFGFGDSRGGGGNFGPGPGSNFRGGSDGYGSGRGFGDGYNGYGGGPGGGNFGGSPGYGGGRGGYGGGGPGYGNQGGGYGGGYDNYGGGNYGSGNYNDFGNYNQQPSNYGPMKSGNFGGSRNMGGPYGGGNYGPGGSGGSGGYGGRSRY comes from the exons ATGGAGGGCAGTAAGCGAGCCggttctctctctggccctgCGAAACGCCGGGATCAGGCCGGGGAGGCACAGATG AGAGAAAAGGAGCAGTTTCGCAAACTGTTCATTGGTGGCTTGAGCTTTGAAACAACAGAAGAAAGTTTGAGAAACTACTATGAGCAATGGGGGAAACTTACAGACTGTGTG GTGATGAGGGATCCTGCAAGCAAACGATCGAGAGGATTTGGTTTTGTAACATTCTCCTCCATGGCCGAAGTTGATGCAGCCATGGCTGCAAGACCTCACTCAATTGATGGAAGGGTAGTTGAGCCAAAACGAGCAGTAGCCAGAGAG GAATCTGGAAAACCCGGTGCTCATGTTACTGTGAAAAAGCTGTTTGTTGGTGGAATTAAGGAAGATACTGAGGAACACCACCTTCGAGACTACTTTGAGGAATATGGGAAAATTGACACTATTGAAATAATTACAGATAGACAATCTGGTAAAAAGAGAGGTTTTGGCTTTGTTACGTTTGATGACCATGATCCTGTGGATAAAATTGTAT TGCAGAAATACCACACCATCAATGGCCATAATGCAGAAGTAAGAAAAGCTTTATCTAGACAAGAAATGCAAGAAGTTCAAAGTTCTAGGAGTGGAAGAGGAG GTAACTTCGGCTTTGGGGATTCGCGTGGAGGTGGTGGCAACTTTGGTCCAGGACCAGGAAGCAACTTCAGAGGTGGATCTG ATGGATATGGAAGTGGTCGTGGATTTGGTGATGGATACAATGGATATGGTGGAGGACCAGGAG GTGGCAATTTTGGAGGTAGTCCTGGttatggaggaggaagaggaggatatgGTGGTGGAGGACCTGGATATGGCAACCAGGGTGGGGGCTACGGAGGTGGTTATGACAACTATGGAGGAG GCAATTATGGAAGTGGAAACTACAATGATTTTGGAAACTATAACCAACAGCCCTCAAACTATGGTCCAATGAAGAGTGGAAATTTTGGTGGTAGCAGGAACATGGGGGGACCATATGGTGGAG